A region of Rhodoferax potami DNA encodes the following proteins:
- a CDS encoding Bug family tripartite tricarboxylate transporter substrate binding protein: protein MQRRTFIQSTVIGLTAGLSNGLASLSAHAQGAWPSGKSITYVVPFPPGGNTDTLARLIGQPLSNALGTPVVIDNKGGAGGSVGSAIASRAQADGYTLLGGTISSHSINGSLYTSPIGYDMVKSFAPVAMLGVSPLLLVVPANSPIRTLDELLKASRAKNGGLSSGSPGIGTSPHMALELLSHQSGVKFTHAPYKGSAPAVQDVISGQLDMMFDTSLVVGPHIQSGRLRAIAITGNQRVPGYPNVPTIAESGQKGFDMVSWQALFVPANTPQPVVDRLHSEVMKVLATPEVQAKLKGFGMEPSSMTPAQLQEYQKAEVDKWARVIKAANIKAE from the coding sequence ATGCAACGCAGAACCTTTATCCAAAGCACCGTGATCGGCCTCACTGCGGGACTGAGCAATGGCCTCGCCAGCCTGTCTGCCCACGCCCAGGGCGCGTGGCCGAGCGGTAAATCCATTACCTACGTAGTGCCCTTTCCCCCGGGCGGTAATACCGACACCTTGGCACGGCTCATAGGGCAACCACTTTCCAACGCACTGGGGACCCCGGTGGTCATCGACAACAAAGGCGGCGCCGGCGGCAGTGTGGGTTCTGCAATTGCATCGCGCGCGCAGGCGGATGGCTACACCCTGCTGGGCGGGACTATTAGTTCGCACTCCATCAACGGCAGTCTCTATACGTCGCCTATCGGCTATGACATGGTCAAGTCCTTTGCGCCCGTGGCCATGTTGGGCGTCAGTCCTCTGTTGCTTGTCGTTCCTGCGAACAGCCCGATCCGGACTTTGGATGAGCTACTCAAGGCCAGTCGTGCAAAAAATGGCGGCTTAAGCTCCGGCTCCCCCGGTATCGGCACCTCACCACACATGGCCCTAGAGTTGTTGTCCCACCAATCGGGTGTGAAGTTCACGCATGCACCCTACAAAGGCTCGGCGCCTGCGGTGCAAGATGTCATTAGCGGGCAACTCGACATGATGTTTGACACCAGCTTGGTGGTGGGCCCACATATTCAGAGCGGCCGACTACGCGCTATCGCGATCACAGGTAACCAACGCGTACCTGGCTACCCCAATGTGCCAACAATTGCCGAGAGTGGCCAAAAGGGGTTTGACATGGTGTCCTGGCAGGCCTTGTTTGTGCCCGCCAATACGCCGCAACCCGTGGTGGACCGCTTGCACTCCGAAGTGATGAAGGTGCTGGCCACGCCTGAGGTGCAGGCCAAGTTGAAAGGCTTTGGAATGGAGCCTTCCAGCATGACGCCCGCTCAACTGCAGGAGTACCAAAAGGCCGAGGTCGACAAATGGGCCAGGGTCATCAAAGCGGCAAACATCAAAGCTGAGTGA